In the Nicotiana tabacum cultivar K326 chromosome 16, ASM71507v2, whole genome shotgun sequence genome, one interval contains:
- the LOC107814861 gene encoding chaperone protein dnaJ 15, with product MSGSKMEGSSAPAIRRDPYEVLCVTRDSSDQEIKSAYRKLALKYHPDKNANNPEASELFKEVAYSYSVLSDPEKRRQYDMAGFEALDAEGTDMEIDLSNLGTVNTMFAALFSKLGVPIKTTVSANVLEEALNGTVTIRPLPVGTSLSGKVEKQSAHFFGVTISSEQAEAGLVVRVTSAAQSKFKLLYFEQDANGGYGLALQEDSEKSGKVTSAGMYFLHFQVYRMDSTVNALAMAKDPEAAFFKKLEGLQPCEVSELKAGTHIFAVYGDNFFKPATYTIEALCAKSYEDTTLKLKDIEAQILRKRNELRQFEVEYRKALAHFQEVTNRYSQEKQSVDEMLKQRDSIHSSFTVGRSVANLSGNGSGHFSNGSSSKVLGEDYKADSPGEDGSSDSKDKSSKKRWFNLNLKGSDKKN from the exons ATGTCCGGTTCAAAAATGGAGGGGTCATCGGCTCCGGCGATAAGGCGAGACCCATATGAGGTATTGTGTGTGACAAGGGATTCATCTGATCAGGAGATTAAAAGTGCTTACAGAAAACTTGCTCTCAA GTATCATCCGGACAAGAATGCTAACAATCCTGAAGCTTCAGAATTATTCAAGGAGGTGGCATACTCATATAGTGTTCTATCTGATCCAGAAAAAAGGAGGCAATATGATATGGCAGGTTTTGAG GCTCTTGATGCTGAAGGAACGGATATGGAAATCGATTTATCCAATCTTGGAACTGTCAACACAATGTTTGCAGCATTGTTTAG CAAGTTGGGTGTTCCCATCAAAACAACGGTCTCTGCTAATGTCCTTGAAGAAGCTTTGAATGGAACTGTCACAATTCGCCCTCTTCCAGTTGGGACATCACTTAGCGGAAAG GTTGAAAAGCAAAGTGCCCATTTTTTTGGTGTAACGATTAGCAGTGAACAAGCGGAGGCAGGGCTTGTAGTTAGAGTTACTTCAGCAGCTCAAAGCAAATTTAAG CTGCTCTATTTTGAACAAGATGCAAATGGGGGTTATGGCCTGGCTTTGCAG GAAGATAGTGAGAAATCGGGTAAGGTGACGTCAGCAGGAATGTATTTCTTGCACTTTCAGGTGTATAGAATGGATTCAACTGTAAATGCG TTAGCGATGGCTAAGGACCCTGAAGCTGCTTTCTTTAAGAAGCTGGAGGGACTTCAACCTTGTGAGGTCTCAGAACTTAAAGCTGGCACTCACATATTCGCTGTttatg GAGATAATTTCTTCAAGCCTGCTACTTATACGATTGAGGCTCTCTGTGCCAAGTCATATGAGGATACTACTCTTAAGCTCAAGGATATTGAGGCTCAGATTTTGAGGAAAAGAAATGAGCTTCGGCAGTTTGAAGTAGAATATAGAAAG GCACTGGCACATTTCCAGGAAGTGACCAACAGATACAGCCAAGAGAAGCAGTCT GTCgatgagatgctgaaacaaagAGACAGCATCCACTCTTCTTTCACAGTTGGAAGGTCCGTTGCTAATTTAAGTGGCAACGGGAGTGGGCATTTCAGTAATGGAAGTAGCAGTAAGGTCCTTGGTGAAGATTATAAAGCGGATAGTCCAGGGGAAGATGGCAGTTCAGATTCCAAGGACAAGTCATCAAAGAAAAGATGGTTCAACCTTAACCTCAAAGGGTCTGATAAAAAGAACTGA
- the LOC107814859 gene encoding rust resistance kinase Lr10-like, whose protein sequence is MASQMDIIVGNLTLFRCNNSLDINRGTNDHYFRDYKNYTECSGFSIYYKYPTTWREGYSDAPEGDIPNNCSLIQLPIKWRSQQLTQNSSLFDLLTANFTIQWSLSDDCSKCYNQGGRCLTDSNNNFLCSSNPKVKRKSKRILAAATASSIGGVVILVILLLYLQTKCSLNSMIFWKKKGEDYRNVKDFLKNCGSLAPRNYSYPEVKKMTEYFKNKLGQGGYGCVYKGKLHNGSLVAVKVLKESKGGGEEFINEVASISRTSHINIVSLVGFCFEGQNRALIYDFMPNGSLEKFIYDAKSGTNRQLGWQTLYNITLGIARGLEYLHRGCNTPILHFDIKPHNILLDEDFCPKISEFGLAKLCNKKESIVSLLGARGTIGYIAPEIVCKNIGGVSHKSDVYSYGMMVLEMVGGRKNVDVAVDRTSEIYFPHWIYRKIEQKEELGLTDIAKEEDNKLAEKMILVSLWCIQTVPASRPSISMVIEMLQGEVGSLQMPPKPFLYSPSRSDRDMSTSTTYTV, encoded by the exons ATGGCTAGTCAAATGGACATAATAGTGGGCAATCTTACCTTGTTCAGATGCAACAACAGTCTAGACATCAATAGGGGCACGAATGATCACTATTTTCGTGACTATAAGAACTACACTGAATGTAGTGGCTTCAGCATTTACTACAAGTATCCGACAACATGGAGGGAAGGCTACTCGGATGCACCAGAGGGAGATATTCCTAATAACTGTTCACTTATTCAATTGCCAATCAAATGGAGGTCACAACAGTTAACTCAAAATAGTAGCTTGTTTGATCTCTTAACCGCGAATTTTACAATTCAGTGGAGCCTCTCTGATGATTGTAGTAAGTGTTACAATCAAGGAGGTCGATGTTTAACTGACAGCAACAACAATTTtctttgttcctccaatcccaaag TGAAGAGAAAGTCAAAACGAATTCTAGCTGCAG CCACAGCTTCTTCTATTGGTGGAGTCGTAATTCTGGTTATCCTACTCCTGTACTTACAAACAAAATGCTCCCTTAATTCCATGATTTTCTGGAAGAAAAAAGGAGAGGATTACAGAAATGTAAAGGACTTCCTTAAGAACTGTGGATCACTTGCTCCAAGAAATTATAGTTATCCTGAAGTCAAAAAAATGACCGagtatttcaaaaataaacttggTCAAGGAGGCTATGGTTGTGTGTACAAGGGAAAGTTGCATAACGGTAGTCTTGTGGCAGTCAAGGTTTTGAAGGAATCGAAGGGCGGGGGAGAAGAGTTTATCAACGAGGTGGCAAGTATCAGCAGGACTTCTCACATTAATATTGTATCACTTGTGGGATTTTGTTTTGAGGGTCAAAACAGAGCTCTAATCTATGATTTCATGCCCAATGGATCCCTTGAGAAGTTCATTTACGACGCAAAATCAGGGACGAATCGTCAACTAGGATGGCAAACATTATACAATATTACACTTGGCATTGCTAGAGGATTGGAGTATTTGCATCGCGGTTGCAATACTCCAATCCTGCACTTCGATATAAAGCCTCACAACATTCTTCTGGATGAAGACTTTTGTCCAAAAATTTCTGAATTTGGCCTTGCAAAACTATGTAACAAGAAGGAAAGCATTGTATCTTTATTGGGGGCAAGAGGGACTATTGGATACATCGCGCCAGAAATTGTGTGTAAAAACATTGGAGGAGTTTCTCACAAGTCAGATGTGTACAGCTACGGTATGATGGTCCTCGAGATGGTTGGAGGAAGGAAaaatgttgatgttgctgttgATCGTACAAGTGAAATATACTTTCCACACTGGATTTACAGAAAAATTGAACAAAAGGAAGAGCTTGGATTAACTGACATTGCGAAGGAGGAGGACAACAAACTTGCAGAAAAGATGATACTGGTAAGCCTGTGGTGTATCCAAACCGTTCCGGCCAGCCGACCATCGATCAGTATGGTTATAGAGATGTTACAAGGTGAAGTCGGATCATTGCAAATGCCTCCTAAGCCTTTTTTGTATTCTCCTTCAAGGTCAGACAGAGACATGTCTACTAGTACTACTTATACGGTTTAG
- the LOC107814862 gene encoding acetylajmalan esterase 1-like gives MASLSLPKVSFFLLVIAFAYFSSPTAAQTKCNIRSVYQLGDSLADAGNVIRTPGASIIFRANQAPYGETFFRRPTGRFSNGRIIIDFISSAFKLSFLNAYLDRGASFSQGVNFAVAGATALDSSFWAARGIRLPTWNTPLSAQLGWFKSHLQSTCGSNCAQTLRSSLIVMGEWGGNDYYNGFFQRKQLPEVRTYVPFVVAGIMKSIKDVIQLGATRILVPGIYPLGCLPLYLTTFPDSNANGYDQLGCLRNYNDFASYHNRYLNRGLASLQREFPNVRIVYGDYYGALLTLLRSPSSFGFNQNTLLTACCGTGGRYNFNFRTVCGSPSVKACPNPAQYVHWDGIHLTDEAHRRMTDIVVKDMLSRFSCTV, from the coding sequence ATGGCTTCTCTGTCTCTACCCAAagtatctttctttcttttagttaTAGCTTTCGCATATTTCTCTTCTCCCACAGCTGCCCAAACAAAATGCAACATCAGATCAGTTTACCAACTCGGTGACTCACTCGCTGATGCCGGAAATGTCATCCGTACACCCGGCGCTTCCATTATATTCCGAGCAAATCAAGCTCCTTACGGCGAAACCTTCTTTAGAAGACCTACCGGCCGTTTCTCAAACGGCCGTATTATTATCGACTTCATTTCCTCTGCTTTCAAACTCTCCTTCCTCAATGCTTACTTGGACAGAGGTGCTTCTTTTAGCCAAGGCGTTAACTTCGCCGTGGCTGGTGCCACGGCGCTAGATTCCTCTTTCTGGGCAGCTCGAGGTATTCGGCTGCCCACATGGAATACGCCGTTGTCTGCTCAATTAGGTTGGTTTAAATCTCATCTCCAATCCACATGTGGTTCTAATTGTGCACAAACTCTTAGGAGTTCTCTCATAGTAATGGGAGAATGGGGTGGCAATGATTATTACAATGGGTTTTTCCAAAGAAAGCAATTACCCGAGGTCCGTACGTACGTTCCTTTTGTTGTTGCTGGTATTATGAAAAGCATCAAAGATGTGATTCAGCTTGGGGCaactcgtattttggttccaggaATTTATCCTCTCGGGTGTCTTCCTTTGTATCTAACAACTTTCCCTGATTCTAATGCAAATGGTTACGACCAATTGGGATGCTTGAGAAATTATAATGATTTTGCTTCGTACCATAATAGATACCTGAACAGAGGTTTGGCATCTCTACAACGTGAATTCCCGAATGTTAGAATTGTCTATGGAGATTATTACGGGGCGCTTTTGACTCTTCTTCGTAGTCCTTCTTCCTTTGGATTTAATCAGAATACGTTGTTAACTGCGTGCTGTGGAACTGGAGGACGATACAACTTTAATTTCAGGACTGTGTGTGGATCACCTAGTGTAAAAGCTTGTCCTAACCCGGCTCAATACGTGCATTGGGATGGTATTCATTTGACAGATGAAGCTCATCGTCGTATGACAGATATTGTTGTCAAAGACATGCTTTCCAGATTCAGCTGTACCGTTTAG